One window of the Macaca thibetana thibetana isolate TM-01 chromosome 13, ASM2454274v1, whole genome shotgun sequence genome contains the following:
- the GPR45 gene encoding probable G-protein coupled receptor 45 translates to MNRKSQLVLTKADVSPQDHSSAPEVHRHPGTCSRQTKNGSHRSAEGSPPGHFCPSSKGLSTMACNSTSLEAYAYLLLNTSNASDSGSTPLPAPLRISLAAVMLLMTVVGFLGNTVVCIIVYQRPAMRSAINLLLATLAFSDIMLSLCCMPFTAVTLITVRWHFGDNFCRLSATLYWFFVLEGVAILLIISVDRFLIIVQRQDKLNPRRAKVIIAVSWVLSFCIAGPSLTGWTLVEAPARAPQCVLGYTELPADRAYVVTLVVAVFFAPFGVMLCAYMCILNTVRKNAVRVHNQSDSLDLRQLTRTGLRRLQRQQQVSVDLSFKTKAFTTILILFVGFSLCWLPHSIYSLLSVFSQRFYCGSSFYATSTCVLWLSYLKSVFNPIVYCWRIKKFREACIELLPQTFQILPKVPERIRRRIQPSTVYVCNENQSAV, encoded by the coding sequence ATGAATCGTAAATCCCAGCTAGTGCTCACAAAGGCGGACGTTTCTCCCCAAGACCATTCCAGTGCGCCAGAGGTCCACAGACATCCAGGAACATGCAGCCGGCAGACAAAAAATGGCAGCCACCGAAGCGCTGAGGGGAGCCCTCCTGGCCACTTCTGTCCCAGCTCCAAGGGTCTCTCCACGATGGCCTGCAACAGCACGTCCCTCGAGGCTTACGCATACCTGCTGCTGAACACCAGCAACGCCTCGGACTCCGGATCCACCCCGCTGCCCGCACCCCTGAGGATCTCCTTGGCCGCAGTGATGCTGCTGATGACCGTGGTGGGGTTCCTGGGCAACACTGTGGTCTGCATCATCGTGTACCAGAGGCCGGCTATGCGCTCGGCCATCAACCTGCTGCTGGCCACCCTGGCCTTCTCGGACATCATGCTTTCCCTCTGCTGCATGCCCTTCACCGCCGTCACCCTCATCACCGTGCGCTGGCACTTTGGGGACAACTTCTGCCGCCTCTCAGCCACGCTCTACTGGTTTTTCGTCCTGGAGGGCGTGGCCATCCTGCTCATCATCAGCGTGGACCGCTTCCTCATCATCGTCCAGCGCCAGGACAAGCTGAACCCGCGCAGGGCCAAGGTGATCATCGCGGTCTCCTGGGTGCTGTCCTTCTGCATCGCGGGGCCCTCGCTCACCGGCTGGACGTTGGTGGAGGCGCCGGCACGGGCCCCACAGTGCGTGCTGGGCTACACGGAGCTCCCCGCCGACCGCGCCTACGTGGTCACCTTGGTGGTGGCCGTGTTTTTCGCGCCCTTCGGCGTCATGCTGTGCGCCTACATGTGCATCCTCAACACGGTCCGCAAGAACGCCGTGCGCGTGCACAACCAGTCGGACAGCCTGGACCTGCGACAGCTCACCAGGACGGGCCTGCGGCGCCTGCAGCGGCAGCAACAGGTCAGCGTGGACTTGAGCTTCAAGACCAAGGCCTTCACCACCATCCTGATCCTCTTCGTGGGCTTCTCCCTCTGCTGGCTGCCCCACTCCATCTACAGCCTCCTCTCTGTGTTCAGCCAGCGCTTTTACTGCGGTTCCTCCTTCTATGCCACCAGCACCTGCGTCCTGTGGCTCAGTTACCTCAAGTCCGTCTTCAACCCCATCGTCTACTGCTGGAGAATCAAAAAATTCCGCGAGGCCTGCATAGAGTTGCTGCCCCAGACCTTCCAAATCCTCCCCAAAGTGCCTGAGCGGATCCGAAGGAGAATCCAGCCGAGCACAGTCTACGTGTGCAACGAAAACCAGTCTGCGGTTTAG